A portion of the Lonchura striata isolate bLonStr1 unplaced genomic scaffold, bLonStr1.mat Scaffold_167, whole genome shotgun sequence genome contains these proteins:
- the LOC144248541 gene encoding olfactory receptor 14J1-like encodes MSNSSSISLFLLLALADTRQLQLLHFCLFLGISLAALLGNGLIISAVACSHHLHMPMFFFLLNLALSDLGSICTTVPKAMHNSLWDTTTISYIGCAAQLFFLLIFISAEYFLLTIMCYDRYVSICKPLHYGTLLGSRACAHMAAAAWASAFLNALLHTANTFSLPLCQGNDLDQFFCEVPQILKLSCSKSYLREHWVPVVIVSLSLCCFLFIVFSYVQIFRAVLRIPSEQGRHKAFSTCLPQLAVVSLFLSTATFAYLKPPSIFSPSLDLALSVLYSVVPPALNPLIYSLRNQELKAALWRLMTGCFQGH; translated from the coding sequence atgtccaacagcagctccatcagcctcttcctcctgctggcactggcagacacgcggcagctgcagctcctgcacttctgcctcttcctgggcatctccctggctgccctcctgggcaatggcctcatcatcagcgccgtagcctgcagccaccacctgcacatgcccatgttcttcttcctgctcaacctggccctcagcgacctgggctccatctgcaccactgtccccaaagccatgcacaattccctctgggacaccaccACAATCTCCTACATAGGATGTGCCgctcagctctttttccttctgatcttcatctcagcagagtatttcctcctgaccatcatgtgctacgaccgctacgtgtccatctgcaaacccttgcactacgggaccctcctgggcagcagagcttgtgcccacatggcagcagctgcctgggccagtgcctttctcaatgctctgctgcacacagccaatacattttccctgcccctgtgccagggcaatgACCTGGACCAGTTCTTCTGTGAGGTTccccagatcctcaagctctcctgctccaaatcctaccTCAGAGAACATTGGGTTCCTGTGGTTATTGTCAGTTTATCGTTGTGTTGTTTtctgttcattgttttctcctatgtgcagatcttcagggccgtgctgaggatcccctcagagcagggacggcacaaagctttttccacctgcctccctcagctggccgtggtctctctgttcctcagcactgccacatttgcctacctgaagcccccctccatcttctccccatccctggatctggccctgtcagttctgtactcggtggtgcctccagccctgaaccccctcatctacagcctgaggaaccaggagctcaaggctgcactgtggagactgatgactggatgcttccAGGGACATTAA